The region CCGCTCGGTGACCCGGGCGTGCCGCTCGACGAGGCGCTGACGTACGTACGTGACTGGTACGCGGCCCGTGGCCTGCCCGCCTACGTCCAGACCGCCACCGGGGCCGAGGGCACCCAGGAGGTGCTGTGCGCGGAGCTGGAGGCACGCGGCTGGGCGCGTGAGGTGAGCGCCGGGCTGTGGATCGGCGCGCTCGCGCCGCTCGCCGACCGCGAGGCCCCGGAGGCCTCCGGGGTGGTCCTCGCCCGCGTGGCCGACGAGGCATGGCTGGGCCGCTACCAGCGCAAGGGGGTGAGCGAGGTCGCGCTGCACGTCCTGGGCAGCGGGCCCTCGGTGTGGTTCGCGACGGTGCCCGGCCCCGAGGGGGAGCCTCCGGCCGCGATCGGGCGGTGTGTCGTCGACGGGCGGTGGGCCGGTTTCGCGGCCGTCGAGGTCGACCCCGCCCAGCGCCGCCGGGGCCTCGCCACCGCCGTCATGGCCGCGCTCGCCCGTCGTGCCCTGGACGAGGGCGCCTCGGCGGCCTGGCTCCAGGTGGAGGCGGACAACTCCGGGGCGCGGGCGCTGTACGCCGGGATGGGCTTCGCGGCGCATCACACGTACCACCACTACCGTGCGCCTCAGGTGTCCGCCGACGACCGCCGTCGACCGGCGTGAAGGGGTACGAGACCGCCATGCCTTCCCCCCATCCCCCGGAGCCGGAGCGGGCCGCCGAGGTGCGGCGCAGGTTCGCCGAGGAGGCGCGGTCCGAGCGGCCCGACCTGGCGGCGCTGTGTCTGCTGATCGGGGCGGCGGCGGACGGCACGCTGGACGAGGCGGGGACCGACGCGGCGCAGATCGAACTCGACCGGCTCGCCGGACAGCTGCCGTTCCGGCCCGGTGGGGCGCTGCCCTGGGCGACCGCGCTCGCCGAGCTGCTCGGCGGGCGCTGCGGGTTCCGGGGCTCGCCCGGAGACTATCAACGGCTGGAGTCGTCGCTGCTGCACGCGGTGCTGCGGCGGCGGCGCGGGCTGCCCATCCTGCTCTCCGTGGTGTGGATGGAGGTGGCCAGGCGGGCCGGCGCGCCGGTGTACGGGGTCGCCCTGCCCGGGCATTTCGTGGTGGGCTTCGGGCCTGCCGAGCAGCAGGTGCTCGCGGACCCCTTCGACGGGGGGCGGGTGCTGAGCGGCTCCGATGCCGAGCTGCTCGTGCAGGGCGCCACCGGCGCGCCTCTCGATCCCTCGATGCTCGTCCCCGCCCCTCCGCTCGACGTGGTCGTGCGGATCCTGAACAACGTCCGGGCGTGGGCGGCGGCGCGGCCGGAGCGGTCGGATGTCGGCCTGTGGGCCGTGGAGTTGTCGCTGCTGTTGCCTTCGCATCCCGCGCGGTTGCGGTACGAGCGGGCGCAGTTGCTTGTGCAGCGTGGGGATTTTCTGGGTGGAGCTGCGGAGTTGGATGCCTACGCCGATGTGGTCGCCGCGGTGGATCCGCCTTCGGCGGAGAAGGTTCGGGGGCAGGCTCGGGCGGCTCGGGCGATGTTGAACTGAGTTCGCCTTTGCGCCGTGGGGCTTGGGAGACACAGGGCGACTGCGGGTCCGATTCGGCTGGTCGCGCAGTTCCCCGCGCCCCTTTCAGGGGCGCCTGCCTCGACGGTGATTACAACCAGCCCTTCTCTCGTGCTATCCGGACTGCCTCCGCCCTGTTGCGTGCCGTCAGCTTCTGGATCGCTGTCGAGAGGTAGTTGCGGACCGTGCCCTGGGAGAGGTGGAGGGCGGTGGCCAGTTCGGCGTTGGTGGAGCCGTCGGCCGCCGCGCGGAGGATCTCGCGCTCGCGGTCGGTCAGGGGGTTGGCACCCTCGGCGAGGGCGGCGGCCGCGAGGGTGGGGTCGATGACCCGTTCGCCGGCGAGCACCTTGCGGACCGCCGCGGCGAGTTGGGCGGCCGGGGCGTCCTTGACCAGGAAGGCGTCGGCGCCGGACTCCATGGCGCTGCGCAGATAGCCGGGGCGGCCGAAGGTCGTGAGGATGAGCAGTTTGATGCCGGGGAGTTCCTTGTGGACCTCGGCCGCCGCCTCGATGCCCGTCTTGCCAGGCATCTCGATGTCGAGGAGCGCCACGTCCACGTCGTGGGCGCGGGCCGCGGCCAGCACCTCGTCGCCGCGCGCCACCTGGGCGACCACCTCGATGTCGGGCTCGAGGCCCAGCAACGCGGCCAGCGCCTCGCGGACCATCGACTGGTCCTCGGCGAGCAGGACCTTGATCGTGCGGCTCATGCACCGGATCCTACGGGGTGATCGGCGGCCTCGAAGGGGGCCTGTGCCGGTACCCGTGCGACCAGCCGGAAGCCGCGGCGCACCCGGCCCGTCTCCAGGGCTCCGCCCGCCTTCTCCAGCCGCTCGGTCAGCCCCGTCAGACCGTTGCCCGGCCCGTGGCCCGAGCCGCCCGAACCGTCGTCCTCCACGCTCAGTTCGAGCACCGGGCCGTCCAGTGTCTGGCGGCGGACGAGCTCCACGGTGCAGCGCCGGGCCCCGCTGTGCCGTACGACATTGGTGATCGCTTCCCGCAGCGCCCAGGCGAGCGCGGACTCGCTCTCCTCGGCGACATCGGTGAGGTCCGGCTCGGCGGGCAGGTCCGCGGTGACGCCCGCCGCCGTCAACGCGACCTGTGCGCCCGCGAGTTCGCCGGACAGCCGGGGCCGCCGGTAGCCGGTGACCGCCTCGCGCACGTCGACGAGGGCCTGCCGGCTGACCTGTTCGATGTCGGCGACCTGCTGGGCCGCCTTCTCGGGGTGGTCGGGGAGCATCCGGCCGGCCAGCTCGCTCTTGAGGGTGATCAGGGAGAGCGAGTGGCCCAGCAGGTCGTGCAGATCGCGGGCCAGGCGCAGGCGCTCCTCGTTCGCGGCCAGTTGGGCGACCGTCGCGCGGGCCTCGCGCAGCGCGATCGTGGTGCGGATCAGTTCGCGGACGCCGGTCATGGCGAACCCGCCGAGGAACGCCGGGATGAGCAGCCCCGCCAGATACGCCTTGCCGCCCGGGACGGCCAGGGCGATCGCCGTCAGCACGGCGGAGACGGCCGGGATGGCCCAGCGCGCCAGCCGCAGCGGGAGTACCGCGCCGGACGCGATCGAGACGTACACGAACAGGACGAGCCACTCCCGCCCCAGGGTGAAGGAGAGCAGGGCGGCCTCGGCCGCGAGGACCACGAGCGAGACGAACACGAAGGGGGTCGTCTCGCCGCGGCCGGTACGGAAGACCAGCGCCCCGTACCACCCGACGAAGGCCACCAGGCCGAACCAGCCGAGCACGACGACACCGGTGCTGTGCCCGCCGTGCACCAGGTCGCTGACGGGGGCGCTCAGATAGACGAGCCAGATGCCGGTCCAGATGGCCTTGACCATCTTCTGCCTGCGATTCTGCGGGGGTTGCCCGATGCCGACGCTGCTCACGCCTTCAGCGTGTCCTTCCGGTACAGCCATGCCGCGCCGCCCGCGAAGAGGAGGAAGGAGACGGCGAGGATGACGAGGTCCTTCGCGTGCGGGGCGTCGCCCAGTTCGATGGATCGCCCGAGGGCAGCGTACGCGTGCGTGGGCAGCCAGGACGCGATCTTCTGGAGCCAGTCGGGGAAGGTGGTCGTGGGCATCCACAGGCCGCCGAGCACCGAGAGCCCGAAGTACAGGATCATCGTGATCGGGCGGACCGCGTCGCCGCTCGCGAGATAGCCGATGGCCACGCCGAGCGCGGCGAAGACGAGGCTGCCGGCCCAGATCGCGCCGGTGAGCGCGAGCCACTGCCAGGCGTCCAGCCGTACGTGCTTCACGGCGGCGGCGACCGCGAAGACGACCACGATCGACGGCAGGCTGATCACGGCGGCGCTGGCGGTCTTCGCCAGGACATAGCCGCGGCCCGGCAGGGTGGTGAGCCTGAGCTGCCGTACCCAGCCGCTCTCGCGCTCCTTCGCGATGCGTTCGCTGTTGCCCATCAGGACCGCGGTCAGGGCGCCGAAGGAGGCCATGGAGACCATGAAGAAGGTCGGCAGGGTGAGCCCGGTGCCGTCCACTTTGGTGGTGCTGTCGGCGCTGCCCGCGATGAGCAGGAACAGGGCCGAGGGGTAGACCACCGAGAAGAACAGGAACTTCTTGTTGCGCAGGGCGCGGGTGATCTCGAGCTTGATGAGGCTGTTCACTGCGACTTCGCCTCCTCGGCGGCCGTGATGGCGACGAAGGCCTGCTCGAGTCCGAGCCCGGCGACTTCGAGATTGCGGGGGTAGAGGCCGAGCCCGTACAGCGCGTGTACGGTCGCGTCGGCGTCGGAGGACTGGATGCGGACGGTGTGCCCGGAGACGTCGATCGAGGTCAGGAAGGGCAGGGCGCGC is a window of Streptomyces mirabilis DNA encoding:
- a CDS encoding GNAT family N-acetyltransferase, translating into MEISAAGRLEVRITAADVGKRVSVRRMIVDIEGATGGEKFTDTVGVLTSWNTGVLLITRRDGEIVRIPESSLVAGKVVPAAPARRRGPAASYEELARVTARAWQPVESERLGDWELRAASGFTRRANSVLPLGDPGVPLDEALTYVRDWYAARGLPAYVQTATGAEGTQEVLCAELEARGWAREVSAGLWIGALAPLADREAPEASGVVLARVADEAWLGRYQRKGVSEVALHVLGSGPSVWFATVPGPEGEPPAAIGRCVVDGRWAGFAAVEVDPAQRRRGLATAVMAALARRALDEGASAAWLQVEADNSGARALYAGMGFAAHHTYHHYRAPQVSADDRRRPA
- a CDS encoding transglutaminase-like domain-containing protein, with product MPSPHPPEPERAAEVRRRFAEEARSERPDLAALCLLIGAAADGTLDEAGTDAAQIELDRLAGQLPFRPGGALPWATALAELLGGRCGFRGSPGDYQRLESSLLHAVLRRRRGLPILLSVVWMEVARRAGAPVYGVALPGHFVVGFGPAEQQVLADPFDGGRVLSGSDAELLVQGATGAPLDPSMLVPAPPLDVVVRILNNVRAWAAARPERSDVGLWAVELSLLLPSHPARLRYERAQLLVQRGDFLGGAAELDAYADVVAAVDPPSAEKVRGQARAARAMLN
- a CDS encoding response regulator transcription factor; its protein translation is MSRTIKVLLAEDQSMVREALAALLGLEPDIEVVAQVARGDEVLAAARAHDVDVALLDIEMPGKTGIEAAAEVHKELPGIKLLILTTFGRPGYLRSAMESGADAFLVKDAPAAQLAAAVRKVLAGERVIDPTLAAAALAEGANPLTDREREILRAAADGSTNAELATALHLSQGTVRNYLSTAIQKLTARNRAEAVRIAREKGWL
- a CDS encoding sensor histidine kinase; the encoded protein is MSSVGIGQPPQNRRQKMVKAIWTGIWLVYLSAPVSDLVHGGHSTGVVVLGWFGLVAFVGWYGALVFRTGRGETTPFVFVSLVVLAAEAALLSFTLGREWLVLFVYVSIASGAVLPLRLARWAIPAVSAVLTAIALAVPGGKAYLAGLLIPAFLGGFAMTGVRELIRTTIALREARATVAQLAANEERLRLARDLHDLLGHSLSLITLKSELAGRMLPDHPEKAAQQVADIEQVSRQALVDVREAVTGYRRPRLSGELAGAQVALTAAGVTADLPAEPDLTDVAEESESALAWALREAITNVVRHSGARRCTVELVRRQTLDGPVLELSVEDDGSGGSGHGPGNGLTGLTERLEKAGGALETGRVRRGFRLVARVPAQAPFEAADHPVGSGA
- a CDS encoding ABC transporter permease, which gives rise to MNSLIKLEITRALRNKKFLFFSVVYPSALFLLIAGSADSTTKVDGTGLTLPTFFMVSMASFGALTAVLMGNSERIAKERESGWVRQLRLTTLPGRGYVLAKTASAAVISLPSIVVVFAVAAAVKHVRLDAWQWLALTGAIWAGSLVFAALGVAIGYLASGDAVRPITMILYFGLSVLGGLWMPTTTFPDWLQKIASWLPTHAYAALGRSIELGDAPHAKDLVILAVSFLLFAGGAAWLYRKDTLKA